A stretch of the Candidatus Limnocylindrales bacterium genome encodes the following:
- a CDS encoding MFS transporter yields MDKRSSDPAIAGAYPGYALFVLVLVYVFNFLDRQILSILNDHIKADLGLNDAQMGFLFGTAFAVFYALFGIPLGRLADMWTRRTLIAIGLAFWSTMTALSGLARNFTEIAAARIGVGVGEASASPAAYSLLSDYFSPARRATAMAVYSSGIYIGAGLGLMLGGQIVDRWDAAWAGTTPPGGLRGWQVAFFAVGLPGLLLAVLVRTLREPQRPALPASQIWREFGRELSSVIPPLTLMHLHGVGGAAAVRTNLVLAAVVAAAAWGMVRLTGDGAQWTALGVGVYAALSWTQSLRLRNPRDADIVLGMPTLRWIALGFGFLSFGTYGIGYWVAPFFLRKHGVSTAEVGLYVGGAAAAAGWLGVTMGGAIADWWHQRSRYGRLYTGLVSAVLPFPLLLVLIGTDSKVLAYSINVPLTMTASMWIGAGISTVHDLVPARLRGTAGAAYLLVLTFVGLALGPYGMGKFSILLGGLAPAMLTGGAIAGVLGVLFLLLAVRSLEADHARIEGA; encoded by the coding sequence ACATCAAGGCCGACCTGGGCCTCAACGATGCGCAGATGGGCTTCCTGTTCGGCACCGCGTTCGCCGTCTTCTATGCCTTGTTCGGCATTCCGCTCGGCCGCCTGGCCGATATGTGGACGCGCCGCACGCTCATCGCGATCGGCCTGGCCTTCTGGAGCACGATGACGGCGCTCTCGGGCCTTGCGCGCAACTTCACCGAGATCGCCGCCGCGCGCATCGGCGTCGGCGTGGGCGAGGCGAGCGCGTCACCGGCGGCGTACTCGCTGCTGTCCGATTACTTCTCGCCTGCGCGGCGTGCGACGGCGATGGCGGTGTACTCGAGCGGCATCTACATCGGCGCCGGCCTCGGCCTGATGCTGGGCGGCCAGATCGTCGACCGATGGGACGCGGCGTGGGCGGGAACCACGCCGCCAGGCGGCCTGCGCGGATGGCAGGTCGCGTTCTTCGCCGTCGGCCTGCCAGGGCTGCTGCTGGCGGTACTGGTGCGGACGCTGCGCGAGCCGCAGCGCCCGGCGCTGCCCGCGAGCCAGATCTGGCGCGAGTTCGGCCGCGAGTTGAGTTCGGTCATTCCGCCGCTGACGCTGATGCACCTGCACGGAGTCGGCGGCGCGGCGGCGGTGCGCACCAACCTCGTCCTTGCGGCGGTCGTCGCGGCCGCAGCATGGGGCATGGTGCGTCTGACGGGCGACGGCGCGCAGTGGACCGCGCTCGGCGTCGGCGTCTACGCGGCTCTGTCGTGGACGCAGAGCCTGCGGCTGCGAAACCCGCGCGACGCCGACATCGTGCTGGGGATGCCCACCCTTCGCTGGATCGCCCTCGGCTTCGGCTTCCTCTCCTTCGGCACCTACGGCATCGGCTACTGGGTGGCGCCCTTCTTCCTTCGCAAGCATGGCGTGTCGACGGCGGAAGTGGGCCTGTACGTCGGCGGCGCGGCCGCAGCCGCGGGCTGGCTGGGCGTGACGATGGGCGGCGCCATCGCCGACTGGTGGCACCAGCGCAGCAGGTACGGCCGGCTCTACACCGGCCTGGTCAGCGCGGTGCTGCCGTTTCCGCTGCTGCTGGTGCTGATCGGCACCGACAGCAAGGTGCTGGCGTACTCGATCAACGTGCCGCTGACGATGACCGCATCGATGTGGATCGGCGCCGGCATCTCCACGGTGCACGACCTCGTACCGGCGCGGCTGCGCGGCACCGCCGGCGCGGCCTATCTGCTGGTGCTGACGTTCGTGGGCCTGGCGCTCGGACCGTACGGAATGGGCAAGTTCTCGATCCTTCTTGGCGGGCTCGCCCCCGCGATGCTCACCGGCGGCGCCATCGCCGGCGTGCTCGGCGTGCTGTTCCTGCTGCTGGCCGTGCGTAGCCTGGAAGCCGACCATGCAAGGATCGAGGGCGCGTAA